A single window of Zea mays cultivar B73 chromosome 10, Zm-B73-REFERENCE-NAM-5.0, whole genome shotgun sequence DNA harbors:
- the LOC100382152 gene encoding uncharacterized protein isoform X1: MAAAKSGVDVETRDGGGGGSFSEERFVDKLNKLNNTTASIQTLSHWCIFHRKRARRIVDTWEKHFSTATNDKKISFLFLSNDILQNSKRKGGDYVHEFWRVLPRLLKHFYENGGEEAKKLVARLKLAVGGMPEKIVTAYQSVFDQHFDEDTALNKCKSTVSVLENLKKDIDLASTEGDPPASTMISDLQEQETILKHCIAQLGSVDAARISLINQLKEALTEQESKSEVLRSQLQVARAEAEHAIQLRQRFGGAVVANGTGSSSSPLLMSPQLQSLNPAPSLAPPIGAAGDEPKRTAAAMADKLASLSAPVQVLSSIFSSFVATHGASLSSMNSGSPPRDQLSGAPPGFQVEKRPRLERTVLASDMGAPPFSMQAPRLQQPVGSMPTQAATQMNQAPGLFAPPPPPPLPPLLPPLLQQFGQSAGGMMGMGPFGMMAGSMPPPPPMSSIMPAGFPAPSGPPPPPLPPAQTQPQQQQQSPPQPPAPQQSAGFFQTSAGMGYFPAVQVQQSPSAQRQ, translated from the exons ATGGCTGCTGCGAAGTCGGGCGTAGACGTGGAAACgagggacggcggcggcggcggctccttCAGCGAGGAGAGGTTTGTTGATAAGCTCAACAAGCTCAACAACACAACAGCGAGCATTCAGA CACTTTCACATTGGTGCATTTTTCACCGCAAGAGGGCCAGAAGGATTGTGGACACATGGGAAAAGCATTTCAGTACTGCAACAAATGATAAGAAAATATCATTCCTGTTTCTATCAAATGATATCTTGCAAAACAGTAAGCGCAAGGGAGGAGATTATGTGCATGAGTTCTGGAGGGTTCTACCCAGATTATTGAAACATTTCTACGAAAATGGGGGAGAAGAAGCAAAGAAACTAGTGGCAAGACTA AAACTGGCTGTTGGTGGTATGCCTGAAAAGATTGTGACTGCATACCAATCTGTGTTTGATCAGCATTTTGATGAAGACACAGCTTTAAACAAGTGTAAGAGTACTGTTAGTGTTCTGGAAAATCTAAAGAAGGATATAGACCTTGCTAGTACCGAAG GTGATCCGCCTGCCTCAACAATGATTTCTGACCTACAAGAACAGGAAACAATCCTGAAACACTGCATTGCACAACTTGGAAGTGTAGATGCAGCGAGGATATCACTGATAAACCAATTAAAAGAAGCTCTCACCGAACAG GAGTCAAAGTCAGAGGTTCTTCGCAGCCAGTTGCAA GTTGCTCGAGCAGAGGCTGAACATGCCATTCAACTTAGGCAACGGTTTGGTGGTGCCGTTGTCGCAAATGGCACAGGATCTAGTTCTAGTCCGCTGCTGATGTCTCCTCAGTTACAGTCGCTGAATCCAGCACCCTCACTCGCCCCTCCAATCGGTGCAGCCGGAGATGAGCCCAAGAGAACGGCAGCAGCAATGGCCGACAAGCTGGCATCTCTGTCAGCGCCGGTGCAGGTCCTGAGCTCCATCTTCTCATCTTTCGTCGCCACACACGGCGCTTCGCTATCTTCCATGAACAGCGGATCTCCTCCCAGAGACCAACTCTCCGGGGCACCGCCGGGCTTCCAGGTCGAAAAGAGGCCCAGGCTTGAGAGAACCGTGCTGGCCAGCGACATGGGCGCGCCTCCATTCTCCATGCAAGCACCACGGCTGCAGCAGCCGGTTGGATCGATGCCCACACAAGCAGCGACACAGATGAACCAAGCGCCAGGCCTATTCGCaccaccgcctccaccaccgtTGCCGCCTCTTCTGCCACCGCTCCTGCAACAGTTCGGTCAAAGCGCTGGAGGAATGATGGGGATGGGACCGTTCGGGATGATGGCTGGCTCCatgccgcctcctccgccgatgtCCAGCATCATGCCAGCAGGTTTTCCAGCGCCAAGCGGTCCACCTCCACCTCCGCTTCCACCGGCTCAGAcccaaccccagcagcagcagcagtctcCTCCTCAGCCGCCAGCGCCGCAGCAGTCAGCAGGGTTCTTCCAGACATCAGCAGGCATGGGGTACTTCCCAGCAGTGCAGGTGCAGCAATCTCCGTCCGCCCAACGACAATGA
- the LOC103640675 gene encoding putative disease resistance RPP13-like protein 2 produces the protein MAEAIIGPLVGRLQEVAVGEARALVGVNADIHRLRDKLMWLQAFLREADTRRRAVTDEITRVWTLQTRDAVFDAEDALDHYHLRADMSRYPRWARGTMMCLQTFTTQIRMRRGLSRKIRAINMRLDGIIENKDKYKIEDSNTKTGVTWKPSTSTSIRYTHRKLDDVHDADAVIYMEEHDKLEDALVNNNLAEHQDGKDDHYPVMITVSGESGIGKTTLVRDIYKKMENQKVFEVQAMESFAPYLTAPNILQQITQQLTQDDTNCPKEMAQEMLQSRLRGKKYLLVIDGEVSGTEWKHFLTSIPVGARGSRVVHITQGKPEEPPSSYHHVTIELKKLTEDAAMALFRQRLPKELQDKNLSKYRKSVFKITQGLPLAVVLLSGLVQTKVFPGEWVKVFHYLKSKPSTANLESMLSVCFDDLPHELKCCFLYFAALPTNTTVEARSLVFMWVAEGFLSSKGGKTMEKIGFVYLSELISRNLVNRAKMNDDSSFGSMLVTIQTKVHDFLQIEAHEASFVEVHSNDDIPTLTSARRLSLQNYTDKYAVLAHPLPKLRSIFSQYEQEPNKGDRGHHHRSKGSRAYMFRLSQQRAISKMKRDIRSHIKDLFHGSEFLRVINLQGIEIGETLTSAIGDLVHLQYLGITSCSLRHVPWSIGGLTSLQTLDVRETNVRELPRSFWMIKTLRHVLGFVLKLPKQIGNLKQLHTLDSIDLEQVSEETDLVETLGEMIHLEFLSIWHVSHANVKALSAAMEKLESLRTLILEGKIIPSNVFTTASLRRVKFMFLSGDLLRSSDLDDGGESFILPNLAMLSLEKTYVTQEFISKLSELPSLTTLALYPGSYRDKKLVFASAKFPRLKRIKTVDVEVLESVEVEVSKVPELKELEIHSYFTGGYHHIDLGSERRKRSRKTRIVVDLKKVNGAVHEENADTSGWWMIFS, from the exons ATGGCGGAGGCGATCATCGGGCCTCTGGTCGGGAGGCTGCAGGAGGTGGCCGTGGGCGAGGCCCGGGCGCTGGTGGGGGTGAACGCCGACATCCACCGGCTCCGCGACAAGCTCATGTGGCTGCAGGCCTTCCTCCGCGAGGCCGACACCAGGCGCCGGGCCGTCACCGACGAGATCACCAGGGTCTGGACGCTGCAGACGCGCGACGCCGTGTTCGACGCCGAGGACGCGCTCGACCATTACCACCTCCGTGCCGACATGTCCAG GTACCCAAGGTGGGCTCGTGGTACTATGATGTGTCTTCAGACATTCACGACTCAAATACGGATGAGACGCGGCCTCTCCAGAAAAATCAGAGCCATCAACATGAGGCTTGATGGCATCATTGAAAACAAGGATAAATACAAGATAGAGGATTCCAATACGAAGACAGGTGTGACATGGAAGCCTTCTACCTCGACATCTATACGCTACACTCATAGAAAGCT GGATGATGTCCACGATGCAGACGCGGTGATCTATATGGAGGAGCACGACAAACTAGAGGATGCCCTTGTCAACAACAACCTAGCTGAACACCAAGACGGCAAAGACGACCACTACCCAGTCATGATCACCGTGTCCGGAGAAAGCGGCATCGGCAAGACAACTCTCGTGAGAGACATCTACAAAAAGATGGAGAACCAGAAAGTGTTCGAGGTGCAAGCCATGGAAAGCTTCGCGCCTTACCTGACCGCTCCCAACATCCTCCAGCAGATCACCCAGCAGCTGACGCAGGACGACACCAACTGCCCTAAAGAGATGGCGCAGGAGATGCTGCAGAGCAGGCTGAGAGGCAAGAAGTACCTGCTCGTGATCGACGGCGAGGTCAGCGGCACTGAGTGGAAGCACTTCTTGACCAGCATCCCGGTGGGCGCCAGGGGCAGCAGGGTGGTGCACATCACGCAGGGCAAGCCGGAAGAGCCGCCTAGCAGCTACCACCACGTCACCATCGAGCTAAAGAAGCTCACGGAAGACGCCGCCATGGCGTTGTTCCGGCAGAGGCTGCCCAAGGAGCTGCAGGACAAGAACCTCAGCAAGTACCGGAAGAGCGTTTTCAAGATCACCCAGGGGCTGCCTCTGGCGGTGGTTCTCTTGTCGGGCCTCGTGCAGACCAAGGTGTTCCCGGGCGAGTGGGTGAAGGTCTTCCACTACCTCAAGTCCAAGCCGTCGACGGCGAACCTCGAGAGCATGCTGTCGGTCTGCTTCGACGACCTCCCGCACGAGCTCAAGTGCTGCTTCCTCTACTTCGCCGCGCTGCCGACCAACACCACGGTCGAGGCGCGCAGCCTGGTGTTCATGTGGGTCGCGGAGGGGTTCCTTTCCTCCAAGGGCGGGAAGACGATGGAGAAGATCGGCTTCGTCTACCTGTCCGAGCTGATCAGCCGGAACCTCGTCAACCGGGCCAAAATGAACGACGATTCCAGCTTCGGGAGCATGCTGGTCACGATCCAAACCAAAGTCCACGACTTCCTGCAGATAGAAGCGCATGAGGCGAGCTTCGTGGAGGTCCACAGCAACGACGACATCCCCACGCTGACCAGCGCTCGCCGCCTCTCTCTGCAGAACTACACCGACAAGTACGCCGTCCTGGCGCACCCGCTGCCGAAGCTACGGTCCATCTTCTCCCAGTACGAGCAGGAGCCTAACAAGGGTGACCGGGGGCACCACCACAGGTCCAAAGGGAGCCGGGCGTACATGTTCCGGTTGTCCCAGCAAAGGGCGATCTCGAAGATGAAGAGAGACATCAGGTCTCACATCAAGGACCTGTTCCATGGGTCCGAGTTCCTCCGCGTCATCAACCTGCAGGGCATCGAGATCGGCGAGACTCTGACGAGCGCCATCGGCGACCTTGTGCACCTGCAGTACCTCGGCATCACGTCGTGCTCGCTGAGACACGTCCCGTGGTCCATCGGAGGACTCACCAGCCTCCAGACACTGGACGTGAGGGAGACCAACGTCCGAGAGCTCCCGAGGTCGTTCTGGATGATCAAGACCCTGCGGCATGTGCTTGGCTTCGTCCTCAAGCTGCCCAAGCAGATCGGCAACCTGAAGCAGCTGCATACGCTCGACTCCATAGACCTCGAGCAAGTTTCAGAGGAGACGGATTTGGTGGAGACACTAGGAGAGATGATCCACCTCGAGTTCCTCTCCATCTGGCACGTCTCGCATGCCAACGTGAAGGCTCTCTCCGCTGCCATGGAGAAGCTCGAGAGCCTCAGGACCCTCATCTTGGAAGGAAAGATCATCCCTTCAAACGTCTTCACCACCGCCTCCCTCCGCCGCGTCAAGTTCATGTTCCTGAGCGGGGACCTGCTGCGTTCATCTGATCTAGACGACGGTGGTGAATCCTTCATCCTCCCTAACCTCGCCATGctctctctggagaagacgtacgTGACGCAGGAGTTCATCAGCAAGCTGTCTGAGCTGCCGTCTCTCACCACCCTTGCGCTGTACCCTGGCTCGTACAGGGACAAGAAACTCGTGTTCGCTTCGGCCAAGTTCCCGCGCCTCAAGAGGATCAAGACGGTCGACGTGGAGGTGCTGGAGAGCGTCGAGGTTGAGGTGAGCAAGGTCCCTGAGCTCAAAGAGCTGGAGATCCACTCCTACTTCACAGGTGGTTATCATCACATTGACCTGGGTAGTGAAAGGAGGAAGCGTTCTCGAAAGACGAGGATCGTGGTTGATTTGAAGAAAGTGAATGGTGCTGTTCATGAAGAAAATGCTGACACTTCTGGATGGTGGATGATATTCTCGTGA
- the LOC100382152 gene encoding uncharacterized protein LOC100382152 produces the protein MAAAKSGVDVETRDGGGGGSFSEERFVDKLNKLNNTTASIQTLSHWCIFHRKRARRIVDTWEKHFSTATNDKKISFLFLSNDILQNSKRKGGDYVHEFWRVLPRLLKHFYENGGEEAKKLVARLIGIWDDRKVFGTRIESLKDGIFGDNPPIFDHSGNNNNSNPSSNPLNSKVGRKDSSTVLKKLAVGGMPEKIVTAYQSVFDQHFDEDTALNKCKSTVSVLENLKKDIDLASTEGDPPASTMISDLQEQETILKHCIAQLGSVDAARISLINQLKEALTEQESKSEVLRSQLQVARAEAEHAIQLRQRFGGAVVANGTGSSSSPLLMSPQLQSLNPAPSLAPPIGAAGDEPKRTAAAMADKLASLSAPVQVLSSIFSSFVATHGASLSSMNSGSPPRDQLSGAPPGFQVEKRPRLERTVLASDMGAPPFSMQAPRLQQPVGSMPTQAATQMNQAPGLFAPPPPPPLPPLLPPLLQQFGQSAGGMMGMGPFGMMAGSMPPPPPMSSIMPAGFPAPSGPPPPPLPPAQTQPQQQQQSPPQPPAPQQSAGFFQTSAGMGYFPAVQVQQSPSAQRQ, from the exons ATGGCTGCTGCGAAGTCGGGCGTAGACGTGGAAACgagggacggcggcggcggcggctccttCAGCGAGGAGAGGTTTGTTGATAAGCTCAACAAGCTCAACAACACAACAGCGAGCATTCAGA CACTTTCACATTGGTGCATTTTTCACCGCAAGAGGGCCAGAAGGATTGTGGACACATGGGAAAAGCATTTCAGTACTGCAACAAATGATAAGAAAATATCATTCCTGTTTCTATCAAATGATATCTTGCAAAACAGTAAGCGCAAGGGAGGAGATTATGTGCATGAGTTCTGGAGGGTTCTACCCAGATTATTGAAACATTTCTACGAAAATGGGGGAGAAGAAGCAAAGAAACTAGTGGCAAGACTA ATAGGAATTTGGGATGACCGCAAAGTTTTTGGAACCCGTATTGAAAGTCTGAAAGACGGCATTTTTGGTGACAACCCTCCTATATTCGATCACAGTGGGAATAATAATAATTCAAATCCTAGCTCTAACCCCTTAAATTCCAAAGTTGGAAGGAAAGATTCCAGTACAGTACTAAAA AAACTGGCTGTTGGTGGTATGCCTGAAAAGATTGTGACTGCATACCAATCTGTGTTTGATCAGCATTTTGATGAAGACACAGCTTTAAACAAGTGTAAGAGTACTGTTAGTGTTCTGGAAAATCTAAAGAAGGATATAGACCTTGCTAGTACCGAAG GTGATCCGCCTGCCTCAACAATGATTTCTGACCTACAAGAACAGGAAACAATCCTGAAACACTGCATTGCACAACTTGGAAGTGTAGATGCAGCGAGGATATCACTGATAAACCAATTAAAAGAAGCTCTCACCGAACAG GAGTCAAAGTCAGAGGTTCTTCGCAGCCAGTTGCAA GTTGCTCGAGCAGAGGCTGAACATGCCATTCAACTTAGGCAACGGTTTGGTGGTGCCGTTGTCGCAAATGGCACAGGATCTAGTTCTAGTCCGCTGCTGATGTCTCCTCAGTTACAGTCGCTGAATCCAGCACCCTCACTCGCCCCTCCAATCGGTGCAGCCGGAGATGAGCCCAAGAGAACGGCAGCAGCAATGGCCGACAAGCTGGCATCTCTGTCAGCGCCGGTGCAGGTCCTGAGCTCCATCTTCTCATCTTTCGTCGCCACACACGGCGCTTCGCTATCTTCCATGAACAGCGGATCTCCTCCCAGAGACCAACTCTCCGGGGCACCGCCGGGCTTCCAGGTCGAAAAGAGGCCCAGGCTTGAGAGAACCGTGCTGGCCAGCGACATGGGCGCGCCTCCATTCTCCATGCAAGCACCACGGCTGCAGCAGCCGGTTGGATCGATGCCCACACAAGCAGCGACACAGATGAACCAAGCGCCAGGCCTATTCGCaccaccgcctccaccaccgtTGCCGCCTCTTCTGCCACCGCTCCTGCAACAGTTCGGTCAAAGCGCTGGAGGAATGATGGGGATGGGACCGTTCGGGATGATGGCTGGCTCCatgccgcctcctccgccgatgtCCAGCATCATGCCAGCAGGTTTTCCAGCGCCAAGCGGTCCACCTCCACCTCCGCTTCCACCGGCTCAGAcccaaccccagcagcagcagcagtctcCTCCTCAGCCGCCAGCGCCGCAGCAGTCAGCAGGGTTCTTCCAGACATCAGCAGGCATGGGGTACTTCCCAGCAGTGCAGGTGCAGCAATCTCCGTCCGCCCAACGACAATGA